The proteins below are encoded in one region of Pangasianodon hypophthalmus isolate fPanHyp1 chromosome 6, fPanHyp1.pri, whole genome shotgun sequence:
- the LOC113534489 gene encoding ras-related protein Rap-2b, with product MREYKVVVLGSGGVGKSALTVQFVTGSFIEKYDPTIEDFYRKEIEVDSSPSVLEILDTAGTEQFASMRDLYIKNGQGFILVYSLVNQQSFQDIKPMRDQIIRVKRYERVPMILVGNKVDLEGEREVSSGEGKALADEWNCPFMETSAKNKGSVDELFAEIVRQMNYAATPNGDEQCCSSCVIL from the coding sequence ATGCGAGAATACAAAGTGGTCGTGCTCGGCTCCGGCGGCGTGGGCAAATCCGCCCTGACCGTCCAGTTCGTCACGGGCTCCTTCATCGAGAAGTACGACCCCACGATAGAGGACTTCTACCGCAAGGAGATCGAGGTGGACTCGTCGCCGTCGGTGCTCGAGATCCTGGACACGGCCGGCACGGAGCAGTTCGCCTCCATGCGCGACCTGTACATCAAGAACGGCCAGGGCTTCATCCTGGTCTACAGCCTGGTCAACCAGCAGAGCTTCCAGGACATCAAGCCCATGAGAGACCAGATCATCCGGGTCAAGCGCTACGAGCGGGTTCCCATGATCCTCGTGGGCAACAAGGTGGATCTGGAGGGCGAGCGGGAGGTGTCCTCGGGAGAGGGCAAGGCGCTGGCTGATGAGTGGAACTGCCCCTTCATGGAGACCTCGGCCAAAAATAAAGGCTCAGTGGACGAGCTGTTCGCCGAGATCGTGCGCCAGATGAACTACGCCGCGACGCCCAACGGGGACGAGCAGTGCTGCTCCTCCTGTGTCATCCTCTAA